The Palaemon carinicauda isolate YSFRI2023 chromosome 24, ASM3689809v2, whole genome shotgun sequence nucleotide sequence tttttatttataatattcatgCTTTCATTATGTTTCAGATATTTCATTGTTACCTACTCATCAGTTCTTTGAAATTAACATGTACTGTACTCTTATTTTCCAGTATCCGTTGCTGCTGGAGTCGTTATTAGGGTACACCGATAGCAACAAGGATGCGGAAGAGTATAAACAAATTGCAAGAAGCTTGGAGCGGTCGCGGGAAATTCTAGCGTACGTCAACCAAGCGGTACAAGAAGCGGAGAATAATCAAAGATTAAGTGAAATACAGAGAAAACTCGACCAGACATCTTTAACCAAGAATAAGCACGGGCACTCGGATGAATTTAGAGGGGTTAGTACATTTTGTATCTCATTCTTATTATTTAGATGTCTATCCATTTACCAAGGTATTTCTCCCAATtttgtgggtagccgacatcaaacaaaggaacaaaaggggaccttttctccctctgctcctcccagcctgaccaggTATTCAGCCGAGTTAGAAGTACTGCAGGGAAATTTAATCGGCAAGACAAGtcttataacccttttacccccaatgaatgaactggtacgtttcacaaaactcatccttttacccccatggacgtactggtacgtccttgcaaaaatttgctatttacaatttttttttgcatatttttgataactttaagagaaacttcaggcattttccaaaagaatgagaccaacctgacctctctatgacgaaaattaaggctgttgaagcaatttcaaaaatatatattgcaaaatgtgcttgaaaaaaaaatgcctgggggtcaagggttggaaagttccaaatagcctgggtgtaaaagggttaattgctatgtaaatggtgtgtactgtaacccgtgttaaaggaaatataaaaaaaaaaaattttgttccaGAATCGGGGGTGTAATACAAACTGCAATATGCATGCTAAACTAATATTATGCAATAAAGTTTTATAAGTAATTCTAGTCGTAAGTTTATGAAATTAGCAAGTAAAAGGAGTAAGTTATTCGTAATCAGCTAAATGATATTTGATGTCCAGAGTACTGTACCCTTTAATGTAAGAATTGCTAGTGTTCCTAACCATTAACCGTACCATTAGAGAATGTTTAATCATTTATAACCTTGAATCTGTATGTAGTCTTTCAAAGTCCTTCATACATTTCAGGAAAAGTTTTATCGATAATTTTATCAGTGTGGTAGGAGGACACACCCTCCATTTAGATAACTATTTTCTCCCTGTCTATTCCTCTCCTACTGCAAGgattaatcttttatttctttataatgttaTTCATGTGTATTTCAAGTGCTTTTGTATACTTTGCAGTCTATCATTGGTTTTTGGGATTTATTCCTAAAGTAAATAATTTAATGATTCTTATTGAAAATCATTACtaaagattaatttttcttttaatgttaattttgatcATATATTATTTTGCTTCAGATTAATCACTCATATCTATGTTTGGCAAATCCTTACTTTATTtccttgcctattattattattacgattattattattattattattattattattattattattattattattattattattattattattttgcgaaACTAATAATATCTAATCTAGAAGCTTTTGCGATAAACCTTCCCAAATGATATATTATGTAACTTAAAAATTCCAAGTTTGTATGCTTTGCTAGTAATGTTGTAACTATACACATGACAGTTTTTGACATTCAGTGACATTCAAATTTACAATATGCTGAACTGCAAAGAATGTTACCGATtgatttgaaatagtttatttgATAAACGTGCAAAATTATAAATACTGTAATGGTAAATGCTTCAGATAACCAAGCTAAAAGTCCTTAGGAGTTCACTTAAAATTTCAAATCATTGTATTCTGTGGAATGATCTTTTCAGACTACACTATTTGAAAATTTTGCTCATGGTGCAAATTGTTGATAGGCAGGGGAAATTAGACTATATTATTATTTCGTCTTCAAAATACTGTATTGAAATTATCTAATTAAGACCCATTAGCTTTCAGAGCAAAGCCTCTCTAGAAAAGAATTTCTCTTGGTTGATAAATGTGGAACACTAATAAATTCATATTCCTGATTACTATGGAAAAGTTAGTGACTAACACTTTGTTTCTACATGGATAAAAACCCTCAATCTTTAATTGAATGTGATTGCAGCAAGGCTGGAAATTTGGTTGTTAAAGACTACAATAAGGTATCATTAGCTGCTGGAAGGTGGCAGGTAAGACAAATTGAGAGATGCAGATCTGATTACTCAGGACTTAGGGTTTACTCCAGCAGAGGCAGCAGAAAACACTTGTCTGAATCAACTTTCAGGAAAGTCTTTGCCATTATCAGTCATATGAACAGATTAGGGGAAGCTTCCAGAGTGCTATTCAAATCAAATAAGACCTTTATTGGCCGCTTATTTCGGGCTCTGGAGGGCTGAAAACCCACTTTGGAACTCGCCTGGTCTGAACTAGCTCTCAAAGTAATTGAGAATGTTAAACCTCAAGTCTCTAGAAGTAATTATCTCAGAGCTAATTGGTCTAACAAGATCTTGATTCCAGCACTATCTACTGTAGACAGACAAGGTTTTATGTTATTGTGGAATCCAGTCCTTCCCCTCTGCCTACTGATGCACAAGGGCATTGATGGAAAGACTCGGTGAGAACCTACTGTCTTCTCAACTTCAGAGTCCGCCAACATAGACGTCTCTTACAAGGCGAGTCTCCTGGCAACGTCCTGGCTGGATCACTGGTCGGGTGCAGTGACACTCTTCGCTTCCTATCGGGATCTGTCAGAGCTAGAGAACAAAAAGTACTTTATCAATCTGGTCCTTTCAGGGTTTAAGGCAGTCCCCTTGTTGGCTCACCAATGGACTAACTGGGTCCTTAAAAGGAGAGAATCGATGGCAGCGAAGTTTGCAAGGCAGGTCAGTCAGCAAGAAGCTCTGGCTCTAAGAAATGGTCCTATTCATAAGAGCCCAATTCTCCTCCCTCCCCAGGGAATTTGAAGAGGCAATGGAAAAATGGAAGAAATCATCCTAGGACTCGATCTTCTACCAAGCTGTATCCTACAAGGGTGTAGGGACCCCCAAAATCACAAAATTGGCGGCACTTTTAAAGTCGGCTCTAAAGAAGCCGTCGTTGATTCCAGAAGCAAAATTAGCCCTTCCTCCTACCACCTTCTCTCATAGAAACCCTGAACAGTCAACCTTTTCAACCCTGCAGTGGTCAGCCAGAGGAGGATGAGGTAGGTAGAAGAGGAGCGAGAGGACGCTAGGAAAGGTGGCCCCCGATTGCTGCCACAATTAGTGAAACATCTCGCCCTCCAATCAGAGGTGGGCAGCCTATTAGACAAAGGCGCACTACAGGTCATATGGGAGGAATCTTCAGGTTTTTAGAGTCTCATGTTCCTGATGGAGAAGGCAAAGGATTGGGTGGGTGGGCTGGACTCTGGTCATCAACCTCTCCCCCTTGAACGAGTGTCCTACAAACTCCTTTCAAAATTGAGACAGTAAGCATCATACGAGCGATCATCAGCAGAAAGGACTTGATGCTCTCTTTAGATCTGGAAAATGTATATCGTCAGGGGGAAGATTTTCCAGTTTAAGATCTTGTGCTTCATACTCTCAATCGAGTGTGTTCATACTGGTGTCAACCAAGGGCATACGTCTACTGAGGTACCTAGTGGATTAGTTGATCCTGTCCTCCTCCCAGAGACAGCTCCTTCAATATCGAGACAAACTTTTGCCTTTTTGCCACTATCTGGGGATCGTGTTAAACCTAGAGAAATCCAACCTCATGCCCAAGCAGGAGAATTAAGTACCTTGGAATGCTGATACATACTTCAGCAGCGAGAGTTTTTCCATCAGACGATCACATCAGCAGACTTAGAAGGGTAGCGTGACCTTTTATGTCCAAACTACAGCTACCATCTTGATAGTGGCAACATCTAGGACACCCCTCGTCCTTGGAGAAGCTCGTTCCACAACTTCTTGCCTCAACTGCCCCGTAATTCCTAAGTGAAGGCCAAAGTGACTTTCCAACATATCCGTcagtaactactgacaccttgATATAATTTTTAATGGCCGATTTTCCAGCTTTGCTAAAATCACAGTCCTATTAAAGAACTCGGGTTtgtacgttaggaaaaatacaaattacttttgaaaaaaattgatttttacaGTCACAGTATATGCTGAATCTTGCTATTTGTAAACAGAAAAGAATCAACTCAAGTTGTAACAAAATGTTTGTCTGCAGCTATTcaatatttttcctaatcttaattcATGTCAGTCTGATATAGTCGTAAGATTTAGATTTTTGAAAGGTGACATATGAATAAACAAGACATAATACAgcctgtgatttaaaaaaaaaaactgaatggagTGATATAATAGAGCATGTAGTATTAGACCTTTTTAGGgtaaaagtatgttttttttgCATATAGaatcaattatattttaatttggCATCTTTCCCTTTTTGTTATTAAAATACCTTTGTAGTAGAAATATTTTATCTAGTAACGCATAtggatttttttaatcttttttatgtaTCGCTTATTCCATAGTACTGGTGCTTAAAGGAAGAAGTCCCCAATTGGTGTCGTTAGCAAATATTAGCAATATTTCTTCATGGGACAAAGGAACTGTATATAATCTCATTATACTGTCTTGGTAAAGATTTTTATGGGTCTATGATCCTGAACATCACAAAGGTTTTGTAGACAATATAATCAAAAGATCAAAACTTTGCAACAAAATTCAATTTGCTGATTTGAAGCCATGCTAGATCTGATTTGTAGCTTGAACACTGTGTAACTAACTATTTCAGGATTCAGTATTTAATCTATCTTCAGAAAATTTTCTTTAGTATGAACACTGAGGAATCCAAAACACTAAATCGCTACTATCTAATATAAGTTCTTCACGAATCTGgttgaaaaatattttcatgtttcaCATTAGGTATGGTGGCATATTGATCCCTACTCATATTCTTGTTTTATTAAGCATATATTATATTAGTACAATATTTCATTCTTGAATTCTTTTTTTACCTGAAATTATTAAAGTTGAAAGGATTCAATCACAGCACATACTGGACACTTTCTTGAAATGATTACTTTTTCTAGGCACATTCCTTTGTgtagtacagtattgtattttgTAGCACAGTTTCAAGGGAACTGTGGTTCATGGATTTAAGAATTAAAGTAGTTTTTTATCAGGTATCCTAATTGCAATTTGGATTAGAAAGTCAATACCAGTACCGGTTTTCCTATGTAAGTCTTTCCAAATCATGTTGAGGAGATTATGCTATCCTCTGCATTTAATTATTCTTCCAgaagaatttttaattttcatggTTCTTGTTATGAGTTGGtacattatttttttaaaacttattttgatTTATGAATTGCTTACTCATTTTCTTGCCTTGAGTTAGGTTTACACGGAGATAGTTTACTGGGATCGgcaaactatccccgtgcaaaggcAAAATATCTTAGTGCAAATGCtcactatcctggaaagtttacttgtcgctaGTTACTGGTGCCAGTGAACTATCCCCATGTCAACTAGCCTTGAGTATTTCATAACTGGGGTCTAAATGTAGATAAACCCCCGAATGCACACACTTCTATATTATTAAGTTTTCCATTTTGATACTACAGTACTACTACTTACCCAGTAGTTCTATGCTTGCTTGGTGTGTTGAGGTAACACTAAACTCTGTACTTTATGAAAGAAAACTACTTTTGAAGTGTTTAATTAGATTGTTAAGGTGAAATTATTGCTAGGTATCAATTACTGTTATAGTTAGATACAGAAATCACATCAAAAGCTGTTTTGTCACGGTAGAaattatagtactgtactgtattattcaTCAAATCTATTTCAAGGTATACACTTTTTAAATGATTGGCTTCAGAGCTAGCGATAGAAGCATAGCGAGTCCAAGCTTTGCGGCAGGTTTTCCGAGTTTCGTGAGAGGGATTTTAATAGACTTCTGACATTTGACTGCAACATTTAAATTGATTTTCCTATATCTTTATGATTGTTTTGTTACTTTTACCTTGTTCCCATTTCAACACAACTAACATAGGTGAATTTTCTAatcagtcatttttattttttctcttacaGAATTTGGACTTGACTAAACACAAATTAATATATGAAGGACCTTTAACATGGAGAATTGCCAAAGGCCAGAAGAATATTGACCTTCATGTACTGCTATTGGATGAATTTATTGTCCTTCTGCAGAAAGCAGAtgataaatatatacttaaaaaccaCTCCATAAACAAGTCTTTAGGCAAGGACGATAATAAACTCACTCATTCGCCCATTATAAAATATGGGCAATCGTTTCTCTTCAGAGCTGTAGCAACAGGTAAGCATCTATTGATGTTATATTTACAGTATTAAACTGATAAGTTGTTCTGTTAACCATTTTACCTCCAATGGACATACatttttttgtgcatatttttgataactttatgagaaacttcaggcattttccaaaataatgaggcCAACCTGGCCtcactatgatgaaaattaaggatgttagagcaatttaaaaaaaaaaatatattgcgaaatgtgcttgaaaaaagaaaaaaaaacgcctgtgagttaagggttggaaagttccaaatagcttggaggTAAAaggttttttttacataaattatgTGAAGCcttttttattataacttttaaaaGTTATTAGTTAACTATGTCTATATCCTGCATAGATTTTCATTTCAGTATGAAATTGCTTATAATT carries:
- the LOC137617988 gene encoding rho guanine nucleotide exchange factor 11-like, with protein sequence MEEAGFLPRDQLDMLFPNMDQILEIHTSFNQAMKKRREEEPFVTRVGDLLINMFDGEQGEIFQQQAAEFVKSQSIALETLKQRQKRDQRLANFLQEQENHPLCRRLQLKDMLPAGFQRLSKYPLLLESLLGYTDSNKDAEEYKQIARSLERSREILAYVNQAVQEAENNQRLSEIQRKLDQTSLTKNKHGHSDEFRGNLDLTKHKLIYEGPLTWRIAKGQKNIDLHVLLLDEFIVLLQKADDKYILKNHSINKSLGKDDNKLTHSPIIKYGQSFLFRAVATDRCAFFIVTTQAVGAQIYELVTISANERKV